The following proteins are co-located in the Aurantiacibacter atlanticus genome:
- the bamA gene encoding outer membrane protein assembly factor BamA gives MVSARSRSISATHYAAALLGCSTLAGMPLAVAAQDDAAPSGSQQTPAPVPDAPDAAPVQASPTPAAQQEGEIIRTISVSGAQRLEPETIVSYIQLRPGDEYTPAAADLALIALANTELFADYGITFNETTGVMVIEVEENPIINRIILEGNRRVDSDKILPEINLAARQIFTRSRVRADVARIIELYKRQGRFAATVEPQMVMLDQNRVDVIFEISEGPKSKVRQINIIGNEVFSDGDLRDEMVTQEDSIFAIFSSNTSYDPDRMAYDQQLLRQYYLTEGYADFRVVSAVAELTPDRRDFIITYVVEEGERYKFGDVEAVSQLRDFSSEALSAGLVMSAGDWYDAELIDNTVEGLTETAGAFGYAFAEVRPRISRNPEDRTMDVTFTVADAPRVYVEAIEINGNTLTQDKVIRREFRIAEGDAFSSLQVRRSTARINSLGYFQENFEVEQVEGSSPDRIILQANVQEEPTGQLSLSAGFSSLESFIFNGSITQNNFRGRGQTVSFGVNYSRYSRSGNISFTEPKVFDRDIAMGVDLYRQDYNNGYFDRDSATYEQATTGIGLRVGVPLTEYISLLGRYRLNYQEITLDETQFFSDFDGDGIRQCEPLIAGRYLCDAIGDRLQSIVSATLTYNTLNSGVRPTRGTRASATVEVAGVGGDTQYLRGRLNASRYWNLGSGFIGSVSVEGGYIWGWGDDDVLLTERFFLGEGQMRGFDIRGLGPRVVRRFYIDENDDGVLDEADLLDIGDDRNQDDALGGNAYYMARAEIEIPLGSGARELGLRPSVFIDVGSVFDVQRPTLTQSPLPDGLFLAQLDGNGNQVYTQLVRDTAGVVIGSTTTLSPIAPDGSNNTRAGTQLTPFVEEFVGDSISPRVSVGFGVNWNSPFGPFRIDIATTLLKERGDETKLFSFNVGTQF, from the coding sequence ATGGTTTCCGCAAGGAGTAGGTCAATTTCCGCAACGCATTACGCAGCAGCTTTGCTGGGATGTTCAACCTTGGCGGGAATGCCTTTGGCAGTTGCCGCGCAGGATGATGCTGCCCCTTCTGGTAGTCAGCAAACGCCGGCTCCGGTGCCCGATGCGCCCGATGCGGCACCTGTCCAGGCCTCCCCGACCCCTGCGGCCCAGCAAGAAGGCGAGATTATCCGGACGATTTCTGTGTCCGGCGCGCAGCGGTTGGAGCCGGAAACCATCGTCAGCTACATTCAATTGCGTCCCGGCGATGAATATACGCCTGCCGCGGCCGATCTTGCATTGATAGCGCTTGCCAATACAGAGCTGTTTGCCGATTACGGTATTACCTTCAACGAAACCACCGGCGTAATGGTGATCGAGGTTGAGGAAAACCCGATCATCAACCGGATCATTCTGGAGGGTAACCGCCGGGTCGATTCGGACAAGATCCTGCCGGAAATCAACCTTGCCGCGCGCCAGATATTTACCCGCAGCCGTGTGCGCGCCGATGTTGCGCGCATCATTGAACTGTACAAACGGCAGGGGCGTTTTGCCGCGACGGTCGAACCACAGATGGTGATGCTCGACCAGAACCGCGTGGACGTCATTTTCGAGATTTCGGAAGGGCCCAAATCCAAGGTTCGCCAGATCAACATCATCGGCAATGAAGTGTTTTCGGACGGTGATCTGCGAGATGAGATGGTCACGCAGGAAGACAGCATTTTCGCCATCTTCAGTTCGAATACCAGCTATGACCCGGATCGCATGGCGTATGACCAGCAATTGCTGCGTCAGTATTATCTTACCGAGGGTTATGCCGATTTCCGCGTAGTTTCGGCCGTCGCCGAATTGACGCCCGATCGCCGCGATTTCATCATCACTTATGTAGTTGAAGAGGGTGAGCGGTACAAGTTTGGCGATGTCGAGGCTGTAAGCCAGCTGCGTGATTTTTCCAGCGAGGCACTGTCCGCCGGGCTCGTGATGAGCGCGGGTGACTGGTATGATGCCGAATTGATCGACAATACGGTAGAAGGCCTGACTGAAACCGCCGGTGCCTTTGGCTATGCCTTTGCCGAGGTGCGCCCGCGCATCAGCCGCAACCCCGAAGACCGGACAATGGACGTCACCTTCACCGTGGCCGATGCGCCGCGCGTCTATGTGGAGGCGATCGAGATCAACGGCAATACGTTGACGCAGGACAAGGTTATTCGCCGTGAATTTCGTATTGCTGAAGGCGATGCGTTCAGTTCGCTGCAAGTGCGCCGCTCCACCGCGCGCATCAACTCACTGGGCTATTTCCAGGAGAATTTCGAAGTCGAGCAGGTCGAGGGTTCAAGTCCTGACCGGATTATCCTGCAGGCTAATGTGCAGGAAGAACCTACAGGCCAACTGTCTCTGTCTGCCGGTTTCTCCAGCCTGGAAAGCTTCATCTTCAACGGTTCGATCACCCAGAACAACTTCCGCGGTCGCGGGCAGACAGTGTCGTTCGGCGTCAATTATTCGCGCTATTCGCGCTCCGGCAACATCAGCTTCACAGAACCCAAGGTGTTTGACCGCGACATTGCGATGGGAGTCGATCTCTATCGTCAGGATTACAATAACGGCTATTTCGATCGTGACAGCGCGACCTACGAACAGGCTACAACCGGCATCGGTCTGCGCGTGGGTGTACCGCTCACAGAATATATCAGCCTGCTTGGGCGCTACAGGCTCAACTATCAGGAAATCACTCTGGACGAGACGCAGTTCTTCTCCGATTTCGATGGTGACGGCATTCGCCAGTGCGAACCGCTGATCGCGGGTCGTTATCTGTGTGATGCCATTGGTGACCGACTGCAGTCCATTGTATCCGCGACGCTGACATATAACACACTCAACAGCGGCGTGCGTCCAACGCGGGGCACAAGAGCGTCGGCAACTGTAGAAGTCGCCGGCGTTGGCGGCGATACGCAATATCTGCGCGGCCGCCTGAACGCGTCACGTTATTGGAATTTGGGTAGCGGTTTCATCGGCTCGGTTTCGGTTGAAGGGGGCTACATCTGGGGCTGGGGCGATGATGACGTTCTGTTGACGGAACGCTTCTTCCTTGGCGAAGGCCAGATGCGCGGTTTCGATATTCGTGGTCTGGGTCCGCGCGTCGTGCGCCGTTTCTATATTGACGAAAACGATGATGGCGTCCTTGACGAAGCAGACCTGCTCGACATTGGCGATGACCGCAATCAGGACGATGCGCTAGGCGGCAATGCCTATTACATGGCGCGTGCGGAAATCGAAATTCCCCTCGGCTCGGGTGCGCGTGAGCTTGGCTTGCGACCTTCGGTGTTCATCGATGTTGGCTCTGTCTTTGATGTACAGAGACCTACTCTGACCCAGAGCCCGCTGCCTGACGGGCTGTTCCTCGCGCAGCTCGACGGAAATGGGAACCAGGTTTATACGCAGCTCGTCCGCGATACGGCGGGCGTGGTTATCGGATCAACCACGACTCTCAGTCCGATTGCGCCTGACGGATCAAACAATACGCGGGCCGGTACGCAGCTCACTCCCTTCGTGGAAGAATTCGTGGGCGATTCGATCAGCCCCCGGGTTTCGGTTGGCTTCGGCGTCAACTGGAACTCACCCTTCGGTCCGTTCAGGATCGATATTGCTACCACCCTGCTAAAAGAGCGCGGTGACGAAACTAAACTTTTCTCGTTTAACGTAGGAACTCAATTCTGA
- a CDS encoding OmpH family outer membrane protein, whose amino-acid sequence MKTLLKPAFAAALAITAIASPAVTAPVMAQSNQKVAVVNVPAVVVNSSAYQTAQTQRQTTYAAQMQQAETRRTALQGQLQPLITAFNAARQQPNADQAALQQQASQIQQMQQAGQAELQQILAPVALSQAYVEEQIQDQLNTAVENAARAQGVSLVISPDVVLFAEATHNLNEAVLQQLNTLIPSAQLVPPQGWLPREMREQQEAAAAATTAPAPAASGSGR is encoded by the coding sequence ATGAAAACTCTGCTCAAGCCGGCGTTCGCCGCCGCCCTCGCAATTACGGCTATTGCCTCCCCCGCGGTTACTGCCCCGGTGATGGCGCAAAGCAACCAGAAGGTTGCCGTGGTCAATGTCCCTGCCGTGGTCGTAAATTCTTCTGCCTATCAGACCGCGCAGACCCAGCGCCAGACGACCTATGCAGCGCAGATGCAGCAGGCCGAGACGCGCCGTACTGCGTTGCAGGGCCAGCTTCAGCCGCTGATCACCGCGTTTAACGCCGCTCGCCAGCAGCCCAATGCCGATCAGGCAGCGTTGCAGCAGCAGGCCTCGCAGATCCAGCAGATGCAGCAGGCCGGTCAGGCCGAACTGCAGCAGATCCTTGCACCGGTAGCGTTGAGCCAGGCCTATGTCGAAGAGCAGATCCAGGATCAGCTCAACACCGCGGTGGAAAACGCCGCACGTGCGCAGGGTGTCAGCCTCGTCATCAGCCCCGATGTGGTGCTGTTTGCCGAAGCCACCCACAATTTGAACGAAGCCGTTCTCCAGCAGCTCAACACGCTCATCCCGTCTGCCCAATTGGTACCGCCGCAGGGCTGGTTGCCGCGTGAGATGCGTGAGCAACAGGAAGCTGCCGCTGCTGCAACAACTGCCCCCGCGCCCGCCGCTTCGGGTTCGGGCCGCTAA
- the fabZ gene encoding 3-hydroxyacyl-ACP dehydratase FabZ, with protein sequence MSDNYDITQILKALPHRYPMMLVDRVAELVKGERISAVKAVSFNEGFFQGHFPGRPIMPGVLQIEALAQAAGILGIETLDLADSGKLVYFMAIENAKFRAPVEPGCLLALDVVFTQQRSKICKFDGKASVDGKVTCDVSFTAMIADPPS encoded by the coding sequence ATGAGCGATAATTACGACATCACGCAAATCCTCAAGGCCCTGCCGCATCGTTACCCCATGATGCTGGTCGACCGCGTGGCCGAACTGGTAAAGGGGGAGCGGATCAGCGCGGTCAAGGCTGTCAGCTTCAATGAAGGCTTCTTTCAGGGGCATTTCCCCGGAAGGCCGATCATGCCCGGCGTCCTCCAGATCGAAGCCTTGGCACAGGCTGCGGGCATTCTGGGTATCGAGACGCTCGATCTGGCTGACAGCGGCAAGCTGGTGTATTTCATGGCGATAGAGAATGCGAAGTTCCGCGCACCGGTTGAACCGGGCTGCCTCCTCGCACTTGATGTCGTGTTTACCCAGCAGCGCAGCAAGATCTGCAAATTCGATGGCAAGGCCAGTGTTGATGGCAAGGTGACATGCGATGTTTCCTTCACCGCCATGATTGCCGATCCACCTTCCTGA
- the rpmE gene encoding 50S ribosomal protein L31, which translates to MKADTHPEYHIINIKMTDGTEFQTKSTWGKEGDTMNLEIDPTSHPAWTGGPQRLQDGGRVAQFNKRFGGIKLGGKK; encoded by the coding sequence ATGAAGGCCGATACGCATCCCGAATACCACATCATCAACATCAAGATGACCGATGGTACCGAATTTCAGACCAAATCGACCTGGGGTAAAGAGGGCGACACGATGAACCTCGAAATCGACCCCACCAGCCACCCGGCATGGACCGGCGGCCCGCAGCGCCTTCAGGATGGCGGCCGTGTGGCCCAGTTCAACAAGCGTTTCGGCGGCATCAAGTTGGGCGGCAAGAAGTAA
- a CDS encoding DUF2165 family protein, giving the protein MMIRFIKIALVASIGLHALFYAMQNVANLSEAHGSLVYVMSGADHALYPHTHFFKTANPALAWAALALASAGELSVAFFGLKGAWDMVRARKGDQPAFHAAKRAGVIAAGLALLTWFGLFMTFGAAFFQMWQTQAGAGSMHGAFMYAMASAITMLFVCLTED; this is encoded by the coding sequence ATGATGATCCGTTTCATCAAAATCGCGCTGGTTGCGTCTATCGGGTTGCACGCGCTTTTCTACGCGATGCAGAATGTGGCAAATCTCAGCGAAGCACATGGCTCATTGGTTTATGTCATGTCTGGCGCCGATCATGCACTCTATCCGCACACCCATTTTTTCAAGACCGCCAATCCGGCTCTGGCCTGGGCGGCGCTGGCATTGGCATCGGCTGGTGAATTGAGTGTCGCATTCTTTGGGCTGAAGGGCGCATGGGACATGGTGCGCGCGCGCAAAGGCGATCAGCCTGCCTTCCACGCAGCCAAGCGCGCCGGCGTGATTGCGGCCGGATTGGCACTCCTCACCTGGTTCGGTCTCTTCATGACCTTTGGCGCGGCATTCTTCCAGATGTGGCAAACGCAGGCAGGGGCAGGATCAATGCATGGCGCGTTTATGTATGCGATGGCTTCGGCCATCACCATGCTGTTCGTCTGCCTGACCGAGGATTAA
- a CDS encoding GFA family protein, with the protein MSDLTHGGCHCGTVRFTIDMPENPLIRRCNCTICAMKGVVMMDVPMSMLNITQGKDALTPYTFGSGEAKHRFCSICGIHPFHQLRSEPDHYGVNIACIDGTSIYDFAEVPVFDGESHPADTGEARYVGVMRYQKFSG; encoded by the coding sequence ATGAGTGATCTGACACACGGCGGTTGCCATTGCGGAACGGTGCGCTTCACTATCGACATGCCGGAAAACCCGCTGATTCGACGATGTAACTGCACAATCTGCGCGATGAAGGGCGTGGTGATGATGGATGTGCCAATGTCCATGCTGAACATCACGCAAGGCAAAGACGCGCTCACGCCATACACATTCGGCTCTGGTGAGGCGAAACACCGATTCTGCTCGATATGCGGTATTCATCCCTTTCACCAACTGCGCTCCGAACCCGATCATTACGGCGTCAACATCGCCTGCATCGATGGCACCAGCATTTACGATTTTGCCGAAGTGCCGGTTTTCGATGGAGAATCGCATCCTGCGGATACGGGCGAAGCCCGCTATGTCGGTGTCATGCGATATCAGAAGTTTAGCGGCTGA
- a CDS encoding prolyl hydroxylase family protein: MLLEHQGVRQVPSPRIILLDCPRFLPPELCGELIALIDKDRRPSTLADANGDNYFRTSETCDLEEHEPAVQELERRLFALNGIDPAHGEPVQGQRYAPGQEFKPHTDYFEPNGADFEKFCSVSGNRTWTFMIYLNQAEAGGATRFKVVKKTFQPADGKLVCWNNHRADGTLNPATLHHGMKVRAGVKYVITKWYREKPWG, from the coding sequence ATGCTGCTTGAACACCAGGGCGTGCGCCAGGTGCCTTCGCCCCGGATCATCCTGCTCGATTGCCCGCGCTTTCTGCCGCCTGAATTGTGTGGCGAGCTCATCGCCCTGATCGACAAGGATCGCCGCCCGTCTACCCTCGCCGATGCCAATGGCGACAATTACTTTCGCACCAGCGAAACCTGCGATCTGGAAGAACACGAACCCGCAGTGCAGGAACTGGAAAGGCGATTGTTCGCCCTCAACGGTATCGACCCTGCGCATGGAGAGCCAGTACAGGGCCAGCGTTATGCGCCCGGTCAGGAATTCAAACCGCATACCGACTATTTCGAACCCAATGGGGCCGACTTCGAAAAATTTTGTTCGGTATCAGGGAATCGCACATGGACCTTCATGATTTACCTCAATCAGGCTGAAGCAGGAGGCGCAACGCGCTTCAAGGTCGTGAAAAAAACCTTCCAGCCAGCGGATGGCAAATTGGTGTGCTGGAACAATCACCGCGCGGACGGCACGTTGAATCCGGCCACATTGCATCACGGCATGAAAGTCCGCGCAGGCGTGAAATATGTCATCACTAAATGGTATCGTGAAAAACCCTGGGGGTGA
- a CDS encoding Leu/Phe/Val dehydrogenase: protein MSAIWTEADWDDHELVEVVHDRASGLTAIIALHSTHLGPAAGGTRFWHYADPAGAMRDALRLSRGMSFKNAMAGLPIGGGKAVVLLDKNGKKTRAMLSAFGDAVEALNGRYVTAEDVGASEADMVAIAERTAHVCGLPAAEGDAGGNPGPFTAMGIYLGIKAAVAHKLGKDAMQGVRVAVQGCGSVGGGVARLLAKDGADLVLADIDAGRAQALASETGGKAVAVEQILNTACDVFSPNALGAILNDEGIARLDCAIVAGGANNQLARREHGRLLDDRGILYAPDYVINAGGIINVSMEYISRQRGEASDINEVRKRIAQIPGRLQQIWETSDAESRPPHEVADAMAMELIGRG from the coding sequence ATGTCGGCAATCTGGACCGAAGCTGATTGGGATGACCACGAACTTGTCGAGGTCGTGCATGATCGTGCATCGGGGCTCACAGCGATTATCGCGCTCCATTCCACTCATCTCGGCCCGGCTGCGGGCGGCACGCGGTTTTGGCATTATGCCGATCCTGCGGGTGCCATGCGTGATGCATTGCGCTTGTCGCGCGGGATGAGCTTCAAGAATGCCATGGCGGGATTGCCCATCGGTGGCGGCAAGGCAGTGGTGCTGCTTGACAAGAATGGCAAGAAAACCCGCGCAATGCTCTCCGCTTTCGGCGATGCTGTAGAGGCCTTGAACGGGCGCTATGTCACTGCAGAAGACGTCGGTGCGAGCGAAGCGGACATGGTCGCCATTGCAGAGCGCACGGCGCATGTCTGCGGTTTGCCCGCTGCCGAGGGTGATGCGGGCGGCAATCCCGGGCCTTTCACGGCTATGGGCATTTATCTTGGTATCAAAGCTGCTGTTGCACACAAGCTCGGCAAGGACGCGATGCAAGGCGTGCGCGTTGCGGTGCAGGGCTGCGGCTCTGTTGGCGGTGGTGTCGCGCGTCTTTTGGCGAAGGACGGGGCTGACCTCGTGCTTGCTGATATTGATGCGGGACGGGCGCAGGCCTTGGCTAGCGAAACGGGCGGAAAGGCTGTCGCGGTAGAGCAGATCTTGAATACTGCTTGCGACGTATTCAGCCCCAATGCTCTGGGCGCGATACTGAATGACGAGGGCATTGCGCGCCTCGATTGCGCTATTGTAGCAGGCGGAGCCAATAACCAGCTTGCGCGCCGTGAGCATGGCAGGCTGCTGGACGATCGCGGCATCCTCTATGCCCCGGATTATGTCATCAATGCTGGCGGCATCATCAATGTCAGCATGGAATATATCTCACGCCAGCGCGGCGAGGCCTCCGACATAAACGAAGTACGCAAGCGCATCGCGCAGATACCGGGACGCCTCCAGCAAATCTGGGAAACCAGCGACGCTGAATCCCGTCCGCCGCATGAAGTGGCAGATGCGATGGCGATGGAGCTTATTGGACGAGGCTAG
- the ccmC gene encoding heme ABC transporter permease CcmC → MHKFANPARFLIIAKWLTPLLLLSGLLLCAMSLSWGFWQVPADRLMGDTVRILFIHVPTAWLGMGGWTAIAIASLVELVWRHPLAAIAARATAVPGAVFTFICLATGSIWGRPTWGTWWVWDGRLTSMLVLLFLYFGYIALSASLAREGQSSRIAAIFGLVGAINVPIINRSVVWWNSLHQPPSITLGQSSIDSVFLVPLMIAVAGFSLLFGGVVLARMRAILADIQTEARLRRRVQQAEMRSDEASA, encoded by the coding sequence ATGCATAAATTCGCCAATCCCGCCCGGTTTCTTATAATCGCGAAGTGGCTGACCCCGCTGCTGCTGCTTAGCGGGCTGCTGCTTTGCGCCATGTCGTTATCGTGGGGTTTCTGGCAGGTTCCGGCTGATCGGTTGATGGGCGATACCGTCCGCATCCTGTTCATCCATGTGCCTACCGCTTGGCTGGGCATGGGGGGGTGGACCGCCATTGCCATTGCCAGCCTTGTCGAACTGGTCTGGCGCCACCCGCTTGCAGCGATTGCCGCGCGCGCTACGGCCGTGCCCGGGGCGGTCTTCACTTTCATCTGTCTTGCCACCGGTTCGATCTGGGGCCGCCCGACATGGGGCACCTGGTGGGTGTGGGATGGCAGGCTTACCTCCATGCTGGTCCTTCTGTTTTTATATTTCGGCTATATCGCGCTCTCAGCTTCACTTGCACGAGAGGGCCAGTCGAGCCGTATTGCCGCGATTTTCGGTCTGGTAGGCGCAATAAATGTGCCGATCATCAACCGTTCGGTCGTGTGGTGGAATTCGCTCCACCAACCGCCCAGCATCACGCTTGGCCAAAGCTCTATCGACAGTGTGTTCCTTGTCCCGCTTATGATCGCGGTGGCGGGCTTCTCGCTGCTGTTTGGCGGGGTGGTATTGGCCCGGATGCGGGCAATCCTTGCCGATATACAGACCGAAGCCCGGCTGCGGCGCAGGGTGCAGCAGGCAGAAATGCGTTCGGATGAGGCATCGGCATGA
- a CDS encoding heme exporter protein CcmD — protein sequence MREALDQMLFVYAAYGVTIIGTLGLVAQSWLSMRRAEARRDRAKGK from the coding sequence ATGAGAGAAGCACTTGATCAGATGTTGTTTGTCTATGCCGCTTATGGTGTGACCATCATCGGCACGCTTGGGCTGGTGGCACAAAGCTGGCTCTCTATGCGCCGCGCCGAGGCCCGCCGAGACAGGGCCAAGGGGAAGTGA
- the ccmE gene encoding cytochrome c maturation protein CcmE, with product MNTAFKPKHQRLVLVLLALAALIAAALLAIYALRDQASYFYVPADIAANPPEAGQAIRLGGMVENGSMIMAADGVTVAFVVQDGTARVPVTFTGILPDLFVEGSGVVADGRMNADGVFVADNLLAKHDENYMPRELEGMTADEIREEVQETVE from the coding sequence GTGAACACCGCTTTCAAACCCAAGCACCAGCGCCTTGTGCTCGTGCTGCTGGCGCTGGCCGCGCTTATCGCGGCGGCGTTGCTGGCGATCTACGCCCTGCGCGATCAGGCGAGCTATTTCTACGTGCCCGCCGATATTGCCGCCAACCCGCCTGAAGCGGGGCAGGCCATCAGGTTGGGCGGCATGGTCGAAAACGGCTCCATGATCATGGCGGCGGACGGCGTGACCGTTGCATTTGTCGTACAGGATGGGACAGCGCGCGTGCCTGTCACCTTTACAGGCATCCTGCCCGATCTTTTCGTCGAAGGGTCGGGTGTCGTTGCCGATGGCCGCATGAATGCCGATGGCGTATTTGTGGCAGACAATCTTCTTGCCAAGCATGACGAGAATTACATGCCGCGGGAGCTGGAAGGCATGACTGCCGATGAAATCCGCGAGGAAGTGCAGGAAACGGTCGAATGA